From Acidimicrobiales bacterium, one genomic window encodes:
- a CDS encoding carotenoid oxygenase family protein yields MTAIDDPQIETADAPTMHGALANLDEEHSYWLDEIVGEVPLDLEGSFVRNGPGRQRIGDTPYGHWFDGCGMLSVFSIAEGRVHFKNRYVRTPKYLKETATQQIQYRGFGTQIPGGLRKNIGRMPGNPANTNTVYHGGKLLALYEGGRPFEVDPSTLGTVGEYTFDGELTRANVMSAHGHFHGPTGHWVNFGSGSMGFGRKGPKLCFNIFRVDTSGRMVAKGQLPVDFFPFAHDFALSSKYAIFFVNSIKMGPIGQVMLGRRSISDGVSFDDTQPMQIAIVDLETMQEVRRIETDPGAIVHFGNAFEEGDEIVVDAMHSDQFDANEALSDIFNATALKGGEWRRYRIDVATGALRYEVMTETNSEFPTFNQRKACEKNELTFSAASVANGHDSFFNGFQRITRDGEVQLHTLEPGFYGSEPLFAPSKHSAEDNDGYILEVVYDGFAHRSSLVIFRAADISEPIAALPLRHHLPHQFHGFWHDDVLLREAKA; encoded by the coding sequence ATGACGGCAATCGACGACCCGCAGATCGAAACGGCCGATGCGCCGACCATGCACGGCGCGCTCGCCAACCTCGACGAGGAGCACAGCTATTGGCTCGACGAGATCGTCGGTGAGGTACCGCTCGACCTCGAGGGCAGTTTCGTTCGCAACGGGCCGGGTCGTCAGCGGATCGGCGACACCCCCTACGGTCACTGGTTCGACGGCTGCGGCATGCTCAGTGTCTTCTCGATCGCCGAGGGTCGGGTCCACTTCAAGAACCGCTATGTCCGCACGCCGAAGTACCTCAAGGAAACGGCGACGCAGCAGATCCAGTACCGGGGGTTCGGCACCCAGATCCCAGGGGGTCTGCGCAAGAACATCGGGCGCATGCCGGGAAATCCGGCCAACACCAACACCGTGTACCACGGCGGCAAGCTGCTTGCGCTCTACGAGGGCGGTCGGCCCTTCGAGGTCGACCCCTCGACGCTGGGAACGGTCGGTGAGTACACCTTCGACGGAGAGTTGACCCGGGCCAACGTCATGAGTGCGCACGGGCACTTCCACGGGCCGACCGGACACTGGGTCAACTTCGGCAGCGGTTCGATGGGCTTCGGGCGCAAGGGCCCGAAGCTGTGCTTCAACATCTTCCGCGTCGACACGTCCGGCAGGATGGTCGCCAAGGGTCAGCTCCCGGTCGACTTCTTCCCCTTCGCCCACGACTTCGCCCTGTCGTCGAAGTACGCCATCTTCTTCGTGAACTCGATCAAGATGGGCCCGATCGGCCAGGTCATGCTCGGCCGCCGTTCGATCTCCGACGGCGTGTCGTTCGACGACACCCAGCCGATGCAGATCGCGATCGTCGACCTCGAGACCATGCAGGAGGTTCGCCGCATCGAGACCGATCCCGGCGCGATCGTGCACTTCGGCAATGCCTTCGAAGAGGGCGACGAGATCGTGGTCGATGCAATGCACTCCGATCAGTTCGACGCCAACGAGGCGCTCAGCGACATCTTCAACGCGACGGCGCTGAAGGGGGGCGAGTGGCGTCGCTACCGGATCGATGTCGCCACCGGGGCCTTGCGCTACGAGGTCATGACCGAGACCAACTCGGAGTTCCCGACGTTCAACCAGCGAAAGGCGTGTGAGAAGAACGAGCTGACCTTCTCGGCGGCGTCGGTGGCGAACGGCCACGACAGCTTCTTCAACGGATTCCAGCGCATCACCCGCGACGGTGAGGTCCAGCTCCACACCCTCGAACCGGGCTTCTACGGTTCGGAGCCGCTCTTCGCGCCGTCGAAGCACAGCGCCGAGGACAACGACGGCTACATCCTCGAGGTCGTCTACGACGGGTTCGCCCATCGCAGCTCGCTCGTGATCTTCAGAGCCGCCGACATCAGCGAACCCATCGCCGCACTGCCGCTGCGTCACCATCTCCCGCACCAGTTCCACGGGTTCTGGCACGACGACGTTCTGCTCCGCGAGGCGAAGGCCTGA
- a CDS encoding ester cyclase yields MTTETEALVGRLWNQIWIDGDFDDLENLIADQYLRHTRDGTVTLSPSAYANHIKAATRTIRGTKVTVADIASADDMVFARLHLDAVNLDTGNTLRLTWLTQYRIADGKIAESWTMHQSGLDW; encoded by the coding sequence ATGACGACCGAAACCGAAGCCCTCGTCGGGCGACTGTGGAACCAGATCTGGATCGACGGCGACTTCGACGATCTCGAGAACCTGATCGCCGACCAATACCTTCGCCACACGCGCGACGGCACGGTGACGCTGTCCCCCAGCGCCTACGCGAACCACATCAAGGCCGCGACCCGCACGATCCGCGGTACCAAGGTGACCGTCGCCGACATCGCATCGGCCGACGACATGGTGTTCGCCCGACTCCACCTCGATGCCGTCAACCTCGACACGGGCAACACCCTGCGGCTGACCTGGCTGACGCAGTACCGGATCGCCGACGGCAAGATCGCCGAATCGTGGACGATGCATCAGAGCGGACTCGACTGGTAG
- a CDS encoding adenosine kinase, whose protein sequence is MEATLDVVGVGNAIVDVISTVDDDFIVTHDLNKGAMTLIDADRATSLYASMPPGIEASGGSAANTMAGLASLGSRAAYLGKVRDDQLGEVFMHDLRAAGVGFDVPAGAEGPPTARCLIQVTPDAERTMNTFLGISAFLSPDDIDEDLVASAAITYCEGYLWDMDIAKEAIRGAMGAAAAAGRTVSMTLSDAFCVDRHRGEWLDLLADKVDLVFANESEICSLFETDDFDAAAEAIADLVEIAALTRSAKGSVIRSRGETIVVPAAPVAHVVDATGAGDLYASGFLHGLANGATLGRCAELGGIAAAEVISHIGARPHVALATLV, encoded by the coding sequence GTGGAAGCCACTCTCGACGTCGTCGGCGTCGGCAACGCCATCGTCGACGTCATCTCGACCGTTGACGACGACTTCATCGTCACCCACGATCTGAACAAGGGAGCGATGACCCTGATCGATGCCGATCGGGCGACGTCGCTCTACGCCTCGATGCCGCCGGGCATCGAGGCCTCCGGCGGGTCTGCGGCCAACACCATGGCTGGCCTCGCCAGCCTCGGCAGCCGGGCCGCCTACCTCGGCAAGGTCCGCGACGACCAGCTGGGCGAGGTCTTCATGCACGACCTGCGCGCGGCCGGTGTCGGATTCGATGTTCCGGCCGGCGCCGAGGGGCCGCCCACCGCTCGCTGTCTCATCCAGGTGACGCCCGACGCCGAGCGCACCATGAACACCTTCCTCGGGATCTCGGCGTTCCTGAGCCCGGACGACATCGACGAGGATCTCGTCGCTTCGGCCGCGATCACCTACTGCGAGGGTTACCTCTGGGACATGGACATCGCCAAGGAGGCGATCCGCGGCGCGATGGGTGCCGCCGCCGCGGCGGGCCGGACGGTGTCGATGACGCTGTCCGATGCGTTCTGCGTCGATCGTCATCGCGGGGAGTGGCTCGACCTCCTCGCCGACAAGGTCGATCTGGTCTTCGCCAACGAATCGGAGATCTGCTCGCTGTTCGAGACCGACGACTTCGATGCCGCGGCCGAAGCGATCGCCGACCTGGTCGAGATCGCTGCCCTCACCCGATCGGCGAAGGGTTCGGTGATCCGTTCGCGAGGCGAGACGATCGTGGTGCCGGCTGCGCCGGTGGCCCACGTGGTCGACGCCACGGGCGCCGGCGACCTCTATGCGTCGGGCTTTCTTCACGGACTGGCCAACGGCGCCACCCTGGGCCGGTGTGCCGAACTGGGCGGTATCGCCGCGGCCGAGGTGATCTCCCACATCGGGGCGCGGCCCCACGTCGCGCTCGCCACCCTGGTCTGA
- a CDS encoding maleylpyruvate isomerase family mycothiol-dependent enzyme produces the protein MPVDEDAALIAERSALYETLTKLTPEEWDHPSLCPGWRNRDVASHVHLALTISIPRLLLGMATNKGDFNRFMAGYARRLGDRPTSEILASWDSVKTSARIPPTTKKVEVAMDSFVHHHDICVPIGKDVPSDPARLRWMADGMVAAKQQIGSGPRVKGLRLIATDIDWHYGTGPEVRGPAAALILAGCGRTALHDRLEGDGLAELARRS, from the coding sequence ATGCCTGTCGACGAAGACGCAGCCCTGATCGCCGAACGGTCGGCGCTCTACGAGACGCTGACGAAGCTCACGCCAGAGGAGTGGGATCACCCGTCGCTGTGCCCCGGTTGGCGCAATCGGGATGTCGCCAGCCATGTGCACCTGGCGCTCACGATCTCGATTCCGCGGCTCCTGCTCGGGATGGCGACGAACAAGGGCGACTTCAACCGATTCATGGCCGGCTACGCCCGCCGCCTCGGGGATCGGCCCACGAGCGAGATCCTCGCGTCGTGGGACTCGGTGAAGACCAGCGCGCGGATTCCGCCGACGACGAAGAAGGTCGAAGTGGCGATGGACTCGTTCGTGCATCACCACGACATCTGCGTACCGATCGGCAAGGACGTGCCGTCGGACCCGGCGCGGCTGCGGTGGATGGCCGATGGCATGGTGGCGGCCAAGCAGCAGATCGGATCGGGGCCGCGGGTGAAGGGGTTGCGCCTCATCGCCACCGACATCGACTGGCACTACGGCACGGGGCCCGAGGTCCGCGGTCCGGCTGCCGCGCTCATCCTGGCCGGGTGCGGTCGCACTGCGCTGCACGACCGACTCGAGGGCGACGGGCTGGCCGAACTCGCCCGGCGGAGTTGA
- a CDS encoding LLM class flavin-dependent oxidoreductase produces MTLIGFKIANENIEWSLLRELWKLADDTDAYDVGWNFDHLYPIYGELSEPCLEGWTMLAALAEVTDRVRLGCLVGATPYRAPAVVAKMAATIDIVSGGRLELGLGAGWHVAEAKAYDLVLPPKLSDRFDLFDEACEIIIGLLRDEVTSFAGSHFTIDNAFLAPKGPQVPPPVTIGGTGPTRTLRAVARFADWWNTPWWNPDEYASKSEILAGHCADIGRDPASIRHSTHVFVLDTQSVDEIADTFGQVIAAGIDQPIAYFQPPFGPGPMERTAEAVASLGVDHR; encoded by the coding sequence ATGACCCTCATCGGATTCAAGATTGCCAACGAGAACATCGAATGGTCGTTGTTGCGCGAGCTCTGGAAGCTCGCCGACGACACCGACGCCTACGACGTCGGCTGGAACTTCGATCACCTCTACCCGATCTACGGCGAGCTGTCGGAGCCCTGTCTCGAAGGGTGGACGATGCTCGCCGCGCTGGCCGAGGTGACCGATCGGGTTCGACTCGGGTGCCTCGTCGGCGCCACCCCGTACCGGGCCCCGGCCGTCGTCGCGAAGATGGCGGCGACCATCGACATCGTCAGCGGTGGCCGCCTCGAGCTCGGTCTCGGGGCCGGTTGGCACGTCGCCGAGGCCAAGGCCTACGACCTCGTGCTGCCCCCGAAACTCTCGGACCGCTTCGACCTCTTCGACGAGGCCTGCGAGATCATCATCGGACTGCTGCGCGACGAGGTCACCTCGTTCGCCGGGTCGCACTTCACCATCGACAACGCGTTCCTGGCCCCGAAGGGGCCGCAGGTTCCTCCCCCGGTCACGATCGGCGGCACCGGCCCGACCCGCACGTTGCGCGCCGTGGCCCGTTTCGCCGACTGGTGGAACACACCGTGGTGGAACCCCGACGAGTACGCATCGAAGTCCGAGATCCTGGCCGGGCACTGCGCCGACATCGGCCGCGACCCGGCGAGCATCCGCCACTCGACCCACGTGTTCGTCCTCGACACCCAGTCGGTCGACGAGATCGCCGACACGTTCGGCCAGGTGATCGCGGCGGGCATCGATCAGCCGATCGCCTACTTCCAGCCGCCCTTCGGCCCTGGCCCCATGGAACGCACGGCCGAGGCCGTCGCCAGTCTCGGAGTCGACCACCGATGA
- a CDS encoding TetR/AcrR family transcriptional regulator, translating into MDATALSSSTAAAHDPLTDRLLASAVDVFTERGFEKAGVAAIARAAGVTTGAIYARWSGKHDLMLDALDVVMMDRLEQLLSSDGADVTDILASLGSELVVRSPSADALIAEAMVIARRDPEFHAMLTRRIAEQEARLASLIDSGKATGLLDPALPTDAIVALCHAISLGFAMFGSIDRDLPSAAGWNAVIERLLAAARPAVAAASAQIPTEHPPTQES; encoded by the coding sequence ATGGACGCTACGGCCCTTTCGTCGAGTACCGCTGCGGCGCATGACCCGTTGACGGATCGGCTGCTGGCCTCTGCGGTCGACGTCTTCACCGAGCGCGGGTTCGAAAAGGCCGGGGTCGCTGCGATCGCCCGTGCCGCCGGCGTCACGACCGGCGCCATCTACGCCCGCTGGAGCGGGAAGCACGACCTGATGCTCGATGCCCTCGACGTGGTGATGATGGATCGGCTCGAACAGCTGTTGTCGTCCGACGGTGCCGACGTCACCGACATTCTCGCCTCGCTCGGCTCGGAACTGGTCGTGCGTTCGCCGTCGGCCGATGCGCTGATCGCCGAAGCGATGGTGATCGCCCGCCGGGATCCGGAGTTCCACGCAATGCTCACGAGGCGCATCGCCGAGCAGGAAGCCCGCCTGGCCTCCCTGATCGACAGCGGCAAGGCCACCGGCCTGCTCGATCCGGCCCTGCCGACCGATGCGATCGTCGCGCTGTGCCACGCAATCAGCCTCGGCTTCGCCATGTTCGGGTCGATCGATCGAGACCTCCCGAGCGCCGCGGGCTGGAACGCCGTCATCGAACGTCTGCTCGCAGCAGCCCGGCCGGCGGTCGCGGCCGCGTCCGCCCAGATCCCTACTGAACATCCCCCTACCCAGGAGTCCTGA
- a CDS encoding nuclear transport factor 2 family protein, translating to MEKPAAQILLERYWEECSNQGNVELVRELCADPIVRHDPGSETELSHQDQIDRLKLGTEMGIKIDRVITHANDEWVTSVWNMYSEKGVEGMELSGIEVFKVENGVLAHAWNTPYAQGHWSPFEG from the coding sequence ATGGAGAAACCTGCAGCCCAGATCCTTCTCGAGCGGTACTGGGAGGAGTGCAGCAACCAGGGCAATGTCGAACTCGTGCGGGAGCTGTGCGCCGACCCGATCGTGCGTCACGACCCCGGCAGCGAGACCGAGCTCAGCCATCAGGACCAGATCGACCGCCTGAAGCTCGGCACCGAGATGGGCATCAAGATCGACCGCGTGATCACCCACGCCAACGACGAGTGGGTCACCTCGGTGTGGAACATGTACTCCGAGAAGGGTGTCGAGGGCATGGAACTGTCCGGCATCGAGGTGTTCAAGGTCGAGAACGGCGTGCTGGCCCACGCGTGGAACACGCCCTACGCGCAGGGCCACTGGAGCCCGTTCGAGGGCTAG
- a CDS encoding dienelactone hydrolase family protein encodes MMTPMRRFLPLVLAISLVAAACGDDTSTGDTSPDTTSTTTTAATSSTTSTAPPATSAPEAKPEITLLGRGEYSVGVATITVTDENRERPLTVDVWFPLADGVTGEPHRYSFITGDYYESPLAISADATALATDGPFPLVVYSHGSGGIRYIHSDYTETIASHGYVVVAPDHTGNTAVERIADTADDSARIALNRPLDIRAVIDAFLDPTDTETAPFQPAIDADHIALTGHSFGGFTTYATSAGYENELGVVEADDRIDALIPLAPAVGAGGADSLLSDEDLARVTVPALVIVGTDDKTTPLDPNVTRAWDLTNSEPQYRLELIAGEHQSFTDLCAYLDFFDQLEAPTPIVLETIETMAVEGCSPEDMASERVQELTNTFAVTFLDSVFGDAEMFTPDAFVLPDDVNYLAK; translated from the coding sequence ATGATGACCCCGATGCGCCGCTTCCTTCCTCTCGTCCTCGCGATCTCCCTCGTTGCCGCTGCGTGTGGCGACGACACCTCCACCGGTGACACGTCACCCGACACGACGTCGACCACGACGACCGCGGCGACCAGCTCGACGACGAGCACGGCACCCCCAGCCACCTCGGCACCCGAGGCCAAGCCCGAGATCACGTTGCTCGGACGGGGCGAGTACTCCGTCGGTGTCGCGACCATCACGGTGACCGACGAGAACCGCGAGCGTCCGCTGACGGTCGACGTCTGGTTCCCGCTGGCCGACGGCGTGACCGGTGAACCCCATCGCTACAGCTTCATCACCGGCGACTACTACGAATCCCCCCTCGCGATCAGCGCCGACGCAACCGCACTCGCGACCGATGGACCCTTCCCGCTCGTCGTCTACTCCCACGGGTCGGGCGGGATCCGCTACATCCACTCCGACTACACGGAGACGATCGCCAGCCACGGCTACGTCGTCGTGGCCCCCGACCACACCGGCAACACCGCCGTCGAACGCATCGCCGACACCGCCGACGACAGCGCTCGGATCGCGCTGAACCGCCCGCTCGACATCCGCGCCGTGATCGACGCGTTCCTCGACCCGACCGACACCGAGACCGCTCCCTTCCAACCGGCCATCGACGCCGACCACATCGCCCTGACCGGCCACTCGTTCGGCGGGTTCACCACCTACGCGACCTCCGCCGGCTACGAGAACGAGCTCGGCGTCGTCGAAGCCGACGATCGAATCGACGCACTCATCCCACTCGCTCCTGCGGTCGGCGCCGGCGGCGCCGACAGCCTGCTCTCCGACGAGGACCTCGCCCGGGTCACCGTGCCCGCGCTCGTGATCGTCGGTACCGACGACAAGACGACGCCGCTCGATCCCAACGTGACCCGAGCGTGGGATCTCACGAACAGCGAGCCGCAGTACCGACTCGAACTGATCGCCGGCGAGCACCAGTCGTTCACCGACCTCTGCGCCTACCTCGACTTCTTCGACCAGCTCGAAGCACCGACGCCCATCGTCCTCGAGACGATCGAGACGATGGCGGTCGAAGGATGCTCGCCGGAGGACATGGCGAGCGAGCGGGTCCAGGAGCTGACCAACACGTTCGCGGTCACGTTCCTCGACTCGGTGTTCGGCGACGCCGAGATGTTCACGCCGGATGCGTTCGTGCTCCCCGACGACGTGAACTATCTCGCCAAGTAG
- a CDS encoding MFS transporter: MVDDRYPEGEAPGSRFAAMQIPAYRRLWWGGIFIFLASQTQQVARGWLAYELTESNKALGGVIFGFGVSLLISTPFSGVVADRFPKRRIMILAQGVMGLAALGIAIAVATDTIEYWMLVAASVVQGSGMSMLGPSRLAMTADLVDRGALTNAIFLSNASVQATRVFGPVVAGMLIAIEPIGIGGVYFLGATLSALSVVSAAGLPLGNPRGSSGRTPFGDMADGVNYVRRRPELTRLLTIGVLVVMFGFPHVTFLPGLIQDIYELDAWALGVLTGAAAIGAVSSSLFLANVATKRLTSLQFRAGVAFAISLAIFAAIPNYWGGVVIMIAVGGASSAYQAMNNSQALVIADVEYHGRVQSLLMLAFSGFGLMALPMGLIADTYGIRETMVLMSVLVGFSVLLGEAWRRRQAQPEIADL, encoded by the coding sequence GTGGTGGACGACCGGTATCCCGAGGGCGAGGCGCCCGGCAGCCGTTTCGCGGCGATGCAGATCCCCGCCTACCGACGGCTCTGGTGGGGCGGGATCTTCATCTTCCTCGCGAGCCAGACCCAGCAGGTCGCACGGGGCTGGTTGGCCTACGAGTTGACCGAGAGCAACAAGGCGCTGGGCGGGGTCATCTTCGGGTTCGGCGTGTCGCTGCTGATCTCCACCCCGTTCTCGGGCGTGGTCGCCGACCGCTTCCCGAAGCGCCGCATCATGATCCTGGCGCAGGGGGTGATGGGCCTGGCCGCCCTCGGCATCGCCATTGCCGTCGCGACCGACACCATCGAGTACTGGATGCTCGTCGCCGCGTCGGTCGTGCAGGGCTCGGGCATGTCGATGCTCGGACCCTCCCGCCTCGCCATGACGGCCGACCTCGTCGACCGCGGCGCGCTCACCAACGCGATCTTCCTCAGCAACGCGAGCGTGCAGGCCACTCGTGTCTTCGGCCCGGTGGTCGCCGGCATGCTGATCGCCATCGAGCCGATCGGAATCGGTGGCGTGTACTTCCTCGGTGCCACGCTCTCGGCGTTGTCGGTGGTGTCCGCAGCGGGGCTCCCACTCGGCAACCCGCGCGGGTCGTCGGGACGCACGCCGTTCGGCGACATGGCCGACGGCGTCAACTATGTCCGCAGGCGACCGGAGTTGACGCGCCTGCTCACCATCGGCGTGCTCGTGGTCATGTTCGGCTTCCCCCACGTCACCTTCCTGCCCGGTCTGATCCAGGACATCTACGAACTCGACGCGTGGGCGCTCGGCGTCCTCACCGGAGCGGCGGCGATCGGCGCGGTGAGCAGTTCGCTCTTCCTGGCCAACGTCGCGACGAAGCGCCTGACCTCGCTCCAGTTCCGAGCCGGGGTGGCGTTCGCGATCTCGCTGGCGATCTTCGCGGCGATCCCGAACTACTGGGGCGGCGTCGTCATCATGATCGCCGTCGGCGGCGCCTCTTCGGCCTACCAGGCCATGAACAACTCCCAGGCGCTCGTGATCGCCGACGTGGAGTACCACGGACGCGTCCAGAGTCTCCTCATGCTCGCCTTTTCGGGTTTCGGCCTGATGGCGCTGCCGATGGGGCTCATCGCCGACACCTACGGCATCCGCGAGACCATGGTGCTGATGAGCGTTCTCGTGGGATTCTCGGTGCTGCTGGGCGAGGCGTGGCGCCGCCGACAGGCCCAACCCGAGATCGCCGATCTCTGA
- a CDS encoding SDR family oxidoreductase, with protein MNARTLDGAVALVTGAGPGIGRSCALALAADGADVVVAARRADALGELADEIAGLTGRRILAVPTDISDLEQCRAAVERTVAEFGRIDVVVNVATHGGSPSAPVAEIDWDDYLASVQVNVIGTMEICRTAARHMADHGGGSIVNISALSATTLMTDMARYTSTKGAMESMSKTMAKEMGAAGVRVNIVTPGMTSGPPLEAMFERMAVAQSRTPEEVSARFAAGAALRRHVDPDDIAEAVVFLASPRARNITGQEIQVTAGQHIV; from the coding sequence ATGAACGCTCGCACGCTCGACGGCGCCGTCGCCCTCGTGACCGGAGCCGGTCCCGGCATCGGGCGCTCGTGCGCATTGGCGCTGGCCGCCGACGGGGCCGATGTGGTGGTCGCAGCCCGCCGGGCCGACGCGCTCGGCGAGCTCGCCGACGAGATCGCCGGCCTGACCGGCCGACGGATCCTCGCCGTGCCGACCGACATCAGCGACCTCGAGCAGTGCCGAGCCGCCGTCGAGCGCACCGTGGCCGAGTTCGGACGAATCGACGTGGTCGTCAACGTCGCCACCCACGGCGGCAGCCCGAGCGCTCCCGTCGCCGAGATCGACTGGGACGACTATCTGGCCTCCGTCCAGGTCAACGTGATCGGCACGATGGAGATCTGCCGTACCGCAGCGCGTCACATGGCCGACCACGGCGGCGGATCGATCGTCAACATCTCGGCACTGAGTGCCACCACGCTCATGACCGACATGGCCCGCTACACGTCGACCAAGGGCGCGATGGAGTCGATGTCGAAGACGATGGCCAAGGAGATGGGGGCCGCCGGTGTGCGCGTCAACATCGTCACGCCGGGCATGACGAGCGGGCCGCCCCTCGAGGCCATGTTCGAGCGGATGGCGGTTGCCCAGTCGCGCACCCCCGAGGAGGTCAGCGCCCGCTTTGCCGCCGGAGCCGCCCTTCGCCGCCATGTCGACCCCGACGACATCGCCGAGGCGGTCGTCTTCCTCGCGTCACCCCGGGCCCGCAACATCACCGGCCAGGAGATCCAGGTCACCGCCGGACAACACATCGTCTAG
- a CDS encoding ferritin-like domain-containing protein, whose product MAVTDANDVDRIMEIAQANTNADELIHAVEDNADAIFTWGYDKGERAKLDKLYEKAKTSQWNGTTDLDWSIEVDPYTALDLSLERGLMGDFDQDPNSPVAKWGDKEWEEFGLQSIKWRLSQFMHGEQGALLCTAKIVETVPWIDAKYYAATQVVDEARHVEVFARYLDEKLEGNYPINAHLRMLLDDIINDSRWDMTYLGMQIMVEGLALAAFGMMHQTTSEPLLKQLLRYVMSDEARHVAFGVLSLEEYYQELSSAELRERQEFAFEAAVRMRDRFLQQEVWQRYDIDVAPLIPMIQQDPGRILFQQLLFSKIVPNCKKLGLLDAGVPEGQKGWLRERFEEMDVIQFEDLVDTGDEYLELDAVAQDREAAATA is encoded by the coding sequence ATGGCTGTCACCGATGCCAATGATGTCGATCGGATCATGGAGATCGCGCAGGCGAACACCAATGCCGATGAGTTGATCCACGCGGTGGAGGACAACGCCGACGCGATCTTCACGTGGGGCTACGACAAGGGCGAGCGAGCCAAGCTCGACAAGCTCTACGAGAAGGCCAAGACCTCGCAGTGGAACGGTACGACCGATCTCGACTGGTCGATCGAGGTCGATCCCTACACGGCCCTCGACCTCAGCCTCGAGCGCGGTCTGATGGGCGACTTCGACCAGGACCCCAACAGTCCGGTTGCCAAGTGGGGCGACAAGGAGTGGGAGGAGTTCGGTCTCCAGTCGATCAAGTGGCGCCTGAGCCAGTTCATGCACGGTGAGCAGGGCGCGCTGTTGTGCACGGCGAAGATCGTCGAGACGGTGCCGTGGATCGATGCCAAGTACTACGCGGCGACGCAGGTGGTCGACGAGGCCCGTCACGTCGAGGTGTTCGCCCGCTACCTCGACGAAAAGCTCGAGGGTAACTACCCGATCAACGCCCACCTGCGGATGCTGCTCGACGACATCATCAACGACAGCCGTTGGGACATGACCTATCTGGGCATGCAGATCATGGTCGAGGGCCTCGCCCTCGCCGCCTTCGGCATGATGCACCAGACCACCAGCGAACCACTGCTCAAGCAGCTGCTGCGCTACGTCATGAGCGACGAGGCCCGCCACGTCGCCTTCGGCGTGCTGAGCCTCGAGGAGTACTACCAGGAGCTGTCGAGCGCCGAGCTGCGTGAGCGCCAGGAGTTCGCCTTCGAGGCGGCCGTGCGCATGCGTGACCGCTTCCTCCAGCAGGAGGTCTGGCAGCGCTACGACATCGATGTCGCACCGCTCATCCCGATGATCCAGCAGGACCCGGGTCGCATCCTCTTCCAGCAGCTGTTGTTCTCGAAGATCGTCCCGAACTGCAAGAAGCTGGGTCTTCTCGACGCGGGCGTGCCCGAAGGTCAGAAGGGTTGGCTGCGCGAGCGCTTCGAGGAGATGGACGTCATCCAGTTCGAGGATCTCGTCGACACCGGCGACGAGTATCTCGAACTCGACGCCGTCGCCCAGGATCGCGAAGCCGCCGCAACCGCCTGA